One segment of Peromyscus leucopus breed LL Stock chromosome 5, UCI_PerLeu_2.1, whole genome shotgun sequence DNA contains the following:
- the LOC114695503 gene encoding 60S ribosomal protein L36-like, translating into MALRYPMAAGLNKGHKVTKNVSKLAHSQCHRHLTKHTKWDMIRDVCGFVPHELPTMELLKVSKNKPVLKFIKKRVGTHICTKRKQEELSNVLAAMRKAVAKKDGCLPPLNVATVKKK; encoded by the coding sequence ATGGCCCTGCGCTACCCCATGGCCGCGGGCCTTAACAAGGGCCACAAGGTGACGAAGAATGTCAGCAAGCTGGCACATAGCCAGTGCCACAGGCACCTCACCAAGCACACCAAGTGGGACATGATCCGGGATGTGTGTGGCTTCGTACCCCATGAGCTGCCCACCATGGAGCTGCTGAAGGTGTCCAAGAACAAGCCCGTGCTCAAATTCATCAAGAAGAGGGTGGGCACACACATCTGCaccaagaggaagcaggaggagctgagTAACGTGCTGGCCGCCATGAGGAAGGCGGTGGCCAAGAAGGACGGATGCCTCCCACCATTAAATGTTGCTAccgtgaaaaaaaaatag